One stretch of Prunus persica cultivar Lovell chromosome G1, Prunus_persica_NCBIv2, whole genome shotgun sequence DNA includes these proteins:
- the LOC18788585 gene encoding uncharacterized WD repeat-containing protein C343.04c, whose product MGGREDSEPPLKRVKVTLTQSKNSSDHSSITDPVASSLGDYMAWPLPSQGDEETIGKTGVIKRSEFIKVITRALYSLGYDKTGAILEEESGIPMHSSLVNLFMQQVMDGKWDDSVATLRAIDLLDEKIMKSASFVILEQKFFELLKKEKMVAALDTLRNEIVPLRINANTVHELAACMISPLQPVQLEPSSQDTDGASTRSKILEKLQKLLPAALFIPGNRLERLVEQALDVQRDACVFHNTFDSDLSLYSDHQCGRHQIPSQTSQILHAHSDEIWFLQFSHNGKYLASSSKDQSSIIWEVKGDGQVSLKHVLTGHQKPVLTVSWSPDDRQLLTCGLEEVIRRWDVTSGECLHVYEKNGVGLISCGWFPDGRGIFSGMADKSICLWDLDGVELECWKGQRTLKISDMAITDDGKRIINICRETTILLLDREAKFERLIEEDEVITSFSLSKDNKFLLVNLINQEIHLWSIESEPKVVSKYKGHKRARFVIRSCFGGFEQAFIASGSEDSQVYIWHRGSGELLLALPGHSGAVNCVSWNPVNLHMLASASDDRTIRVWGLDHLNLRRKVSQSNDIAHLAHQFNGRT is encoded by the exons ACCTCTGAAACGTGTTAAAGTTACCTTGACGCAATCAAAGAACTCCTCAGACCACTCATCTATTACAGATCCTGTTGCTTCCTCTTTGGGAGACTATATGGCTTGGCCTCTACCATCCCAAGGAGATGAAGAAACAATTGGAAAAACAGGAGTCATCAAAAGGTCAGAATTCATCAAAGTTATAACTAGGGCATTGTACTCACTAGGTTATGATAAGACTGGAGCCATACTAGAGGAAGAATCTGGAATACCAATGCACTCGTCACTGGTCAACCTGTTTATGCAGCAAGTGATGGATGGAAAATGGGATGACAGTGTGGCCACTTTGCGTGCAATTGATCTCTTGGATGAAAAGATCATGAAATCAGCATCTTTTGTGATATTGGAACAGAAGTTCTTTGAgcttttaaaaaaggaaaaaatggtTGCGGCCTTAGATACTCTACGGAATGAGATTGTGCCTCTTCGCATCAATGCGAACACTGTACATGAACTTGCTGCCTGCATGATTTCTCCTTTGCAGCCTGTGCAACTTGAGCCTTCAAGTCAAGATACTGATGGTGCAAGCACGCGATCAAAGATATTGGAGAAACTGCAGAAGTTGCTTCCTGCAGCACTCTTCATTCCTGGAAATAGGTTAGAACGTCTGGTTGAACAGGCCCTTGACGTGCAACGAGATGCTTGTGTTTTCCATAACACTTTTGATAGTGACCTGTCTTTGTATTCGGACCATCAGTGTGGAAGACACCAGATTCCTTCTCAGACATCGCAG ATACTGCATGCACATAGTGACGAAATATGGTTTTTGCAATTTTCACACAATGGGAAATACTtggcttcttcttccaaagaTCAGTCGTCCATTATATGGGAG GTCAAAGGGGATGGCCAAGTTTCATTGAAACATGTATTGACTGGTCACCAGAAACCTGTGCTGACTGTTTCATGGAGCCCTGATGACCGCCAACTGCTGACATGCGGACTAGAGGAGGTCATTAGACGGTGGGATGTTACTTCTGGAGAATGCCTCcatgtttatgaaaaaaatggtGTTGGTCTTATTTCCTGCGGATGGTTTCCTGATGGTAGAGGGATATTCTCTGGCATGGCTGACAAGAGTATCTGCCTGTGGGATTTGGATGGAGTAGAGCTAGAATGTTGGAAAGGGCAGCGAACACTCAAGATATCGGACATGGCTATAACTGATGATGGGAAGAGGATCATAAACATATGCAGAGAAACCACAATATTATTACTTGACAGGGAGGCAAAGTTTGAAAGGCTGATTGAAGAGGATGAAGTGATTACTTCATTTTCGTTATCGAAGGACAATAAGTTCCTGCTTGTCAATCTCATAAACCAAGAAATTCATCTTTGGAGCATAGAGAGTGAACCTAAGGTTGTTTCCAAGTACAAAGGTCACAAGCGTGCCCGATTTGTCATTAGATCTTGTTTTGGTGGATTTGAGCAAGCCTTTATTGCTAGCGGGAGTGAGGATTCACAG GTGTATATATGGCACAGAGGGTCTGGGGAGCTCCTATTGGCTCTTCCTGGGCATTCAGGAGCGGTAAATTGCGTGAGCTGGAATCCTGTGAACCTTCATATGTTGGCTTCAGCTAGTGATGACCGTACAATTCGAGTATGGGGTTTGGATCATCTCAACCTGAGACGGAAAGTCTCTCAAAGCAATGACATTGCCCACCTTGCTCACCAGTTTAATGGTAGAACTTGA